Sequence from the Brevundimonas sp. SGAir0440 genome:
GATCCAGGCCTTGGTAAGCTGATCCAGGACGATGATCAGTAGGGCGAACACATAGGCGGTGACGGCGAGGCGCGTGATCTTCATGCGGCGCCGTTAGCAGGAAGCGGCGCCGGGGCGAAGCGGAAAACGCGGATCATATCCGCCGCCTTCAGAACAGGCTGCCCTGATCGGCGGCGGACGGCTTCGGCTTGGCCGCCGGACGCGGCGGGGACGGACGGAATTCGCCGCCGTCGATCGTCGCCGGCTGAACGCCATCGCCGAACACCAGCCGGACCGCCTGACCCGCCTCCAGCGCCTTGGCCGAGGTGATCCAGGCGCCGTCTGGATCTTCCACGCGGGCGAAGCCGGGTTTGGGACGGCCGGGGTCCAGGGTCGTCAACGCGCGCGACAGCGCCGTCAGGCTATCGACTTCGCGCTCAAGCCGGCGCGGCAGGACGCCGTCCAGTCGCGCGCCGACGGCTTCAAGCCGGGCCTGACGCTGGTCCAGCCGTCGATGCAGCGGTTCGGGCGACAGCCGCCCAGAGACCTGCAACAGCCGCCGCTCCCCGCGCGCCACGCCGGCCTGAAGCGCGGCGCCCAGCCGGTCGCCCGCGCCCCGCAGCCCGTCCTGACCTCGCTCGATCCGCGTGCGCAGCAGGGCCGGGCTCAGCTTGCCGCCCGTCACCGCCAGATGCCGCTCGTGCAGGGCGACGTTGCGTTGCAGGCCCGATCCCAGCCGGCTCGAAACATGGTCCAGCCGTTGTTGCGCCAGAGCCAGCAGGTCCTCCGGCCGCGCCGGCAGGCCGCGCGCCACGGCCCGCAGGCGCGTGCGTCGATCCTCGATCAGCCGTCCACCCGCTTGCACCATGCGCCGGTCCATGTCCGCAACGGCGTAGCGCAGGTCCGCCAGCACCGGCGTCGCCATTTCTGCCGCGCCCGTCGGGGTCGGCGCCCGGCGATCCGACACGAAGTCGATCAGGGTGGTGTCGGTTTCGTGCCCCACGGCCGAGATGATTGGAATGCGCGCCGCCGCCACGGTCCGGGCCAGGCCTTCGTCGTTGAAGCACCACAGATCCTCGACCGACCCGCCGCCGCGCGCGACGATCAGCAGGTCCGGGCGAGGGACCGGCCCGTCGGGCGTCATCCCGTCAAAGCCGCGAATGGCGTTCGACACCTGACCGCAGGCCGAATCGCCCTGAACGACCACAGGCCAGACGATGACGCGACAGGGCCAGCGTTCGGCGATCCGGTGCAGCACGTCGCGGATCACCGCGCCAGTCGGGCTGGTGATCACGCCGATGGTCGCGGGAAAGGCGGGCAAGGGCTTCTTGCGCCCCGGCTCGAACAAACCTTCCTCACGCAGGCGGACCTTCAGCCGCTCCAGCTGGGCCAGCAGGGCGCCGGCGCCGGCCGCCTCCATGCTCTCGATCACGATCTGATAGGACGACCGCGCCGGATAGGAGGTGATCTTGCCGGTGACGATGACCTCAAGCCCCGCCTCGGGCTGGACGCCCAGGCCGCGCGCCGACCCCTTCCACACCACGCCGTCGATGGCCGATTTGTCGTCCTTCAGCGTCAGATAGACGTGGCCCGAGGCGTGGCGGTTGACCTTGGAGACCTCGCCGCGCAGCCGCACGTGGCCGAACCGGTCTTCCAGCGTGCGCTTCAGCGCGAACGACAGCTCCGAGATCGACAGGGGCGGATTGTTGTCACGAGGGGCTGGGACCTCGGCCGGGCCTTCGAATACGTAGGAGTCGTCGCTCATGGGGCCCACCCTAGCCTGCGTCGATCCGTCCGGGAACGCTGCGCGCGCCCTATCGTTCGACTTTCATGGCCGCCGACCCGCCCGGAACCGATCCTTCTGACCGTGACCCGCACGAGCGCGATTTGTCGCGCCGCGCCGGGGGCGGCGGCGCCATGAGCCCATGGCTGATCATCGGCTGCATCATCCTGCTGGGGCTGGGCGTCTATGTCGTCTCGGCCCTGCTCTAACGCCCAAGGAGGTCGTATGGACCGCTTCGTCCCGCTCGCCGCCATTCTTTGCCTGGCCGGCGGCGTCGTCGCCTGCACGGATCGTGACGACGATGTGGTCCAGGCCCCTGCGCCGGGCGCAGCGCCCGTGGCCTTGCCGGACCAGCAGGCCGATGCCGCCGCCTCGAACGCCGCCTTGGCCTTCAATATGACCCGCGACCAGCTGGAGGACGCGGACCTGTACTCGCGCGCCAACGTCGATCTGGGCGATGTCGAAACCCTGGTGCTGGACGCCTCGGGCGCCCTGACCCATCTGGTCGTAGAGTTGGAAGGGCCGGGCGACATGAAGGTGCGGGTTCCGATCGCGGACGTGTCTCCGATCGACCGCAACGGCGACCGGGATCTGGTCACCGATCTGACACCGGGTCAGCTTCAGGCCCTGCCGGCCTGGACCCCGCCGGCGCGCTGATCGGACGCTGAATGCGGCGTTAAGTCTGACGGGCGCTTGACCGGCCGGCGCCGGCCGGTCATTGCCCGATCTCATGAACATTCTTCTCGTCGGATCGGGCGGCCGCGAACACGCCCTGGCCTGGAAGATCGCCCAGTCGCCGCTGGTCACGCGCCTGGTGGCGGCGCCCGGCAACCCCGGCATCGAGAAGCTATGCGAGCTGCGCGCCGTCAAGGCGGACGACGCCGACGGCCTGGCCGCCCTGGCCAGAGAGATCAAGGCCGACCTGGTCGTCGTGGGGCCCGAGGTGGCGCTGGCCGCCGGTCTGGCCGACCGCCTGGCTTCGGCCGGCATTCCCTGCTTCGGGCCGACCGCCAAGGCGGCGCAGCTGGAAACCTCCAAGGCCTTTTCGAAGGGCTTTCTCGAACGTCACGAGATCCCCACCGCCGGTTACGGCGTCTATGACACGGTCAAGGACGCCAAGGCGGCGCTGGACGTGTTCCGGCCGCCCTATGTGATCAAGGCTGACGGCTTGGCCGCCGGCAAGGGCGTGGCCATCAGCCCCGACCGCCCCGACGCCGAGGCCGAAATCGAGCGCATGCTGGGCGGTCGGTTCGGCGCGGCCGGCGCCCGCGTCGTGATCGAGGAGTTCATGGACGGCGAGGAGGGCTCGCTGTTCGCCCTGTGCGACGGTCAACGCGCCCTGCTGTTCGGCGGCGCCCAGGACCACAAGCGCGCCTTCGACGGCGACCTTGGCCCCAACACCGGCGGCATGGGCGCCTATTCGCCCGCGCCCGTCTTCACGCCCGAGTTGGTGCAGCAGGCCGACGCGCTGATCGTCCAGCCGACGATCCGCAAGATGGCCGAAGAGGGCGCGCCCTATCGCGGCGTCCTCTACGCCGGCCTGATGGCGACCCAGGACGGCCCCAAGGTGGTCGAGTTCAACGCCCGCTTCGGCGACCCGGAATGCCAGGTGCTGATGATGCGGATGGCGGGCGACATCGTCCCCTATCTGTTGGGCTGCGCGCGCGGCGATGTCTCGGGACTGGCTTCGCCCGCCTTCAAGCCTCAGACAGTGATCTGCGTGGTCATGGCGGCCAAGGGCTATCCCGACAGCCCGCTGGAAGGCTCGATCATCCGCGGCGCCGATCAGGACTTCGGCCCCCACGTCCAGGTCTTCCACGCCGGGACCAAGCGCCGCGACGACGGCTTGCTGGCCGCGTCCGGCGGGCGCGTCCTGAACGTCTGCGCCGAGGGCGACGACATCGCCCAGGCCCGCGAACGCGCCTATGCCGCCATCAAGAAGATCGACTGGCCGGGCGGCTTCAATCGCTCCGACATCGGCTGGCGGGCGCTGGAGCGGGGCTGAAGCCTAGGCCGCCGCGAACAGCAGTCGGCCTTCGCCCATGCGTTCACGCAAGGCCGGCAGGTCGGTGTGGGCGACCGAGAAACAGCCGTAGCTGCGACCCAGCTTGCCTTCGCGCGCCAGGAAGTCGGGATCGGCATAGTCCGCGCCGTGGACGATGATGGCCCGCTCGCGCGCCTTGTCGTTGGAATATTCCAGCCCGTCCAGCAGCACATTCGGCCCCTGTTGCGCGCCCCAGTTGGCGCCCGCCGTCGCATAGGCGCCGATCGAGGACATGTTGGAATCCGGCGTGTTGGAAAAGCGCCGGGCATAGCCGGTGTGGCTGGGGTCCGATCCCCGGCCGTGGCAGGTGCGCAGGACCTTCACTTCACCCGCGATCAAATCGACTTCGTACAGCCGCTCCTCGCCCGAGAACTTCTGGAAATCGACCAGATACATCCGGTCGCGCAGAGGCAGGCGGTGATGGTGGGTGTCCAGCGCGGTCATGGCGCGCTCCATCAGCTCCTTGCGAACGTGACCACGCGGATCCAGCGGCGGCGGCGTCAGGGCGGAGGTCTGGACCGTGGGCAGACCGACCTGCGGCATGGCGATAGGAGTTCCGTTCTGGGCCGTCGTCAGCGGCGCCGTAGCGCTCGCGCTGGCGCATCCCGCCAACATGGCCGATCCGCCCAGAATAAGTCCTCGTCTCGATAGCCGCATGCGACGCCCTCGTTGCGGTTGGTCTTGAGGCGTGTTTGTTTCAGTTGGTTACGGGCGAGGCAACCTAAGCCTTGTGGGGCATTTTTGCGGCCGACGCGTCGCGGGGAGAGATCGATGAAACGTTTCGGAATCGTGCTGGCGGCGCTGATAGCGTCGGCGGCAAGCGCCCATGCGCAGCAAATCCCCGTGGCCACAGGCGTTTCGGCGCAACCCGGAACAACGTTCATTGAAGCCGGAAGGTTGCTTGCGGATCCGTCGAACGGCGTTGTGCAGCGCGATAAAACTCTCGTGATCAGGGGGAACCAAGTCGTCGAAGTGCGCGACGGCTTCGTCGGCGATGCCTCTCAGGGCAAGGTCGTGGACCTGCGCCAGGCCTTTGTCCTGCCCGGCCTGATCGACAGCCACGTCCATCTGACGAGCCAGCAGAACCCGAACGCACGCCTTGAAGAGGTGACGCTTTCGGACGCGGACCAGGCGATGGTCGGCGCCCGCTATGCGCGTCGCACCCTGATGGCCGGCTTTACGACGGTGGCGGATCTGGGCGCCTCGAACCAGGCCATCTTCGCCCTGCGAAACGCCGTGAAGAACGGCTACGTGCCGGGACCGCGCATCATTGCGGCGGGGTCGTCGGTGTCGATCCACGGAGGCCATGGCGACATCAACGGCTATCGCGAGGACGTCATGCACCTGTTGTCGTCCGAAAGCATATGCTCGGGGCCTGAGGACTGCATGCGGGCCGTGCGCACCCAGGTTCGCGCCGGCGCCGACATCATCAAGATCACCGCGACGGGCGGCGTGCTGTCCAACACCGCCGCCGGCCTGAACCAGCAGTTCAGCGACGACGAACTGTCCGCCATCGTCGGCAGCGCCCACCGCATGGGCCGCCAGGTGACGGCGCACGCCCACGGGGTCGACGGCATCAACGCCTTCTTGCGGGCCGGCGGCGATTCCATCGAGCACGGCACCTATCTGGACGATCAGTCGATCCGCCTGTTCAAGTCAAACGGCGCCTGGCTGATCCCGACCCTGCTGGCTGGGGACTTCGTGGCGCGCATCGCCTCGGGACCCGACAACTTCTTCACCCCCGCCCAGACGGCCAAGGCGCTGGAGGCGGGTCCCAAGATGCTGGACATGGCGCGCCGCGCGCATGAGGGTGGGGTCAAGATCGCCTTCGGCACCGACTCGGGGGTTTCGGCCCACGGCGACAACGCCCAGGAATTCGCCCTTCTGGTCCGCGCCGGCCTGAGCCCGCTCGAGGCCATCCAGGCCGCCACCGTCGGCGCCGCCGAACACCTGCGCATCGCCAACGAGGCCGGCAAGATCGCCGTGGGCATGCCCGCCGACATCGTCGCCGTCTCGGGCGATCCGCTGACGGACGTGACCGAGCTGGAGCGGATGAAGTTCGTGATGAAGTCCGGCGTCGTCTATCGCGCCGACTGAATCCTGTCGTTCAGGAAGGCGGCGAAAGCCGCCTCGTCTTCGAACCGGGCGACCACCGGCCAGGCGACGACGCCCTTGCGCTGCTCGGGCGTCAGCCGGACCCAGTCCTTCTCCGTCGTGACCAGGCGGGCGTCGAACACCGCAGCCCGGTCCGTCAGGAACGTCATGTCGGCGGCGCTATAGGCCGCGTGGTCGGGGAAGGGGACGAAGTCGACCAGGTCGCAGCCCGCCGCCTTCAGCGACCGCTCGACCTTCCAGGGCTTGGCGATGCCGGCGAACCCGACCTGGGGGCCCGGCGGCGGCGGCCCCTCGGGCGTCAGGCGCGCGACGAAGACGGGCAGGGCGCCGAAGATCGCCAGCAGTTCGGGATCGGCCTCTTTGACATCGGTCGGCAGCATGAGCACGATGGCGTCGGCGCGCGCCAGGCCGGCCTTCAGCGGCTCGCGCATCGGGCCTGAAGGGAAAACCGAACCGTCGCCGAACGGCCATTCGTCGCCGCGCGTTTCGCCGTCCACGACGATCAGGCTGACGGTCTTTTTCAGGGCCGGGTTCTGATGGCCGTCGTCCAGCACAAGGGCCTGCGCGCCGTCTGCGACGGCGGCCCTGGCGCCCGCCACACGATCGCGCGCAATCCAGACCGGCGACCCTTGCGCCAGCATCAGGGGTTCGTCCCCGACATCGTCGGCCGTATGGATTTGAGGATC
This genomic interval carries:
- the xseA gene encoding exodeoxyribonuclease VII large subunit, translated to MSDDSYVFEGPAEVPAPRDNNPPLSISELSFALKRTLEDRFGHVRLRGEVSKVNRHASGHVYLTLKDDKSAIDGVVWKGSARGLGVQPEAGLEVIVTGKITSYPARSSYQIVIESMEAAGAGALLAQLERLKVRLREEGLFEPGRKKPLPAFPATIGVITSPTGAVIRDVLHRIAERWPCRVIVWPVVVQGDSACGQVSNAIRGFDGMTPDGPVPRPDLLIVARGGGSVEDLWCFNDEGLARTVAAARIPIISAVGHETDTTLIDFVSDRRAPTPTGAAEMATPVLADLRYAVADMDRRMVQAGGRLIEDRRTRLRAVARGLPARPEDLLALAQQRLDHVSSRLGSGLQRNVALHERHLAVTGGKLSPALLRTRIERGQDGLRGAGDRLGAALQAGVARGERRLLQVSGRLSPEPLHRRLDQRQARLEAVGARLDGVLPRRLEREVDSLTALSRALTTLDPGRPKPGFARVEDPDGAWITSAKALEAGQAVRLVFGDGVQPATIDGGEFRPSPPRPAAKPKPSAADQGSLF
- the purD gene encoding phosphoribosylamine--glycine ligase, whose protein sequence is MNILLVGSGGREHALAWKIAQSPLVTRLVAAPGNPGIEKLCELRAVKADDADGLAALAREIKADLVVVGPEVALAAGLADRLASAGIPCFGPTAKAAQLETSKAFSKGFLERHEIPTAGYGVYDTVKDAKAALDVFRPPYVIKADGLAAGKGVAISPDRPDAEAEIERMLGGRFGAAGARVVIEEFMDGEEGSLFALCDGQRALLFGGAQDHKRAFDGDLGPNTGGMGAYSPAPVFTPELVQQADALIVQPTIRKMAEEGAPYRGVLYAGLMATQDGPKVVEFNARFGDPECQVLMMRMAGDIVPYLLGCARGDVSGLASPAFKPQTVICVVMAAKGYPDSPLEGSIIRGADQDFGPHVQVFHAGTKRRDDGLLAASGGRVLNVCAEGDDIAQARERAYAAIKKIDWPGGFNRSDIGWRALERG
- a CDS encoding murein L,D-transpeptidase catalytic domain family protein, producing MRLSRRGLILGGSAMLAGCASASATAPLTTAQNGTPIAMPQVGLPTVQTSALTPPPLDPRGHVRKELMERAMTALDTHHHRLPLRDRMYLVDFQKFSGEERLYEVDLIAGEVKVLRTCHGRGSDPSHTGYARRFSNTPDSNMSSIGAYATAGANWGAQQGPNVLLDGLEYSNDKARERAIIVHGADYADPDFLAREGKLGRSYGCFSVAHTDLPALRERMGEGRLLFAAA
- a CDS encoding amidohydrolase family protein, yielding MKRFGIVLAALIASAASAHAQQIPVATGVSAQPGTTFIEAGRLLADPSNGVVQRDKTLVIRGNQVVEVRDGFVGDASQGKVVDLRQAFVLPGLIDSHVHLTSQQNPNARLEEVTLSDADQAMVGARYARRTLMAGFTTVADLGASNQAIFALRNAVKNGYVPGPRIIAAGSSVSIHGGHGDINGYREDVMHLLSSESICSGPEDCMRAVRTQVRAGADIIKITATGGVLSNTAAGLNQQFSDDELSAIVGSAHRMGRQVTAHAHGVDGINAFLRAGGDSIEHGTYLDDQSIRLFKSNGAWLIPTLLAGDFVARIASGPDNFFTPAQTAKALEAGPKMLDMARRAHEGGVKIAFGTDSGVSAHGDNAQEFALLVRAGLSPLEAIQAATVGAAEHLRIANEAGKIAVGMPADIVAVSGDPLTDVTELERMKFVMKSGVVYRAD
- the lpxK gene encoding tetraacyldisaccharide 4'-kinase, whose amino-acid sequence is MKLNTPRWWYVRDSNHARMTRTALKPLGWVWAAVTARRIAKAVPADPGCAVISVGNLTVGGSGKTPVARETLRLLRAAGGEAQGLSRGYGGRLEGPVRVDPQIHTADDVGDEPLMLAQGSPVWIARDRVAGARAAVADGAQALVLDDGHQNPALKKTVSLIVVDGETRGDEWPFGDGSVFPSGPMREPLKAGLARADAIVLMLPTDVKEADPELLAIFGALPVFVARLTPEGPPPPGPQVGFAGIAKPWKVERSLKAAGCDLVDFVPFPDHAAYSAADMTFLTDRAAVFDARLVTTEKDWVRLTPEQRKGVVAWPVVARFEDEAAFAAFLNDRIQSAR